The genomic region TACGTTAATTATTCCCATAGAATTATTATTGCTATATATGTCATTTTGAATTTTATGATTTATTAAGTTCCGTTTTTCCTCATCAATACCTATTCCATTATCTATTATTTTAATAAGTATAACATCAGAATTTATAGAAGAGATAAGTATCTTTAAAATATTATCGCTATTCTCAAAATTTATCCCGTGAATAAAATAATTTTCAATTAATGGTTGCAGTGTAAATTTTGGTATCCCTTTGTCTTTAAGTGAATCATCACATTCTATATAAAAATCAAATAAATCATTGTACCTAAATTTAAATAACTCAACATATTTAGTGCAATATTTAAGCTCTGTATTTATCGTTATGATATTTTTATCTTTTAACTGATTTCTAAATAACACAGATAATATATAAAGCATCTTTCCAACTTCTTTATCGCCATTACATATTGCCTTCATCCTTATGGACTCAAGTGTATTATACAAAAAGTGAGGATTTATTTGATTTTGTAAAGATATCATTTCTGCTTTTTTAAGCTCTAATTCCGCTCTATATCTCTTATCTATATGGGTGTTTAAATCTTTACACATTTTATTAAAATTATCTGCTATATAATTTATTTCATCTAAATCTGAAGTCAAAGGTATTTCAATGTCTAAATTTCCGTGCCTAACTTTATCCATAGCATTTAAAATTTCGTTTGTCCTATTACCTAGATTTTTAATTTTAAAGAAAGCTATTAATTGAGATAAGAATATGAGAGATAATGCTATAAAAATTATCAAAGCTATACTACCATATAGATTTTCTATATTTTTAGATTCCATCATCGATATAACTGTAAGTCCATCTTTATTCAAATACGTTTTAATATAGTAAAGTGTATTTAGCATTATTTTTTTGTCATCATCATGATGAATCACATCTTCATAATACATATAAGGCTCATATCCTAATTTTTCATCCGAATCATATACGACATAACCTATATTATTTAAAATTAAAACATTAGACTTTTGATCATACTTTTCTAACACTTTCTTCAGGTATTCCAAATTATAAGTTAGAATCATTAATCCTTTGGTTTCTAAATTAATTGGATCATTGATTTCTTTTAAAAGACTTATACTATTTTTATCTGTTAGTATATTTAGCAATCCTACATCACTATAAAAATCCTCTTTATTAACCTTTGTTACATTTATTTGATTTGATCGATTGAATACACTTTTGGTATTCATATTAAAACTCACAAATCCAATTTCTTTTAAATTCTCATTTGACATAAATGAGCTTCTCACAAATTTTTCAATCCCTATATGATAAGATGAATTACTCAATGACAGCTTGTCTAACTTTTGAGTTAAATAGTTTATTGTGTCAGCATTTAGAAATTTAATTATATCCTCCACAACAAAATCATCAGTATAAATATCATTAACAATTCTT from Candidatus Arthromitus sp. SFB-mouse-Japan harbors:
- a CDS encoding sensor histidine kinase, which produces MVENKSKVYKKIFWINTITVIFLMLTLDIYLMRYLISNVKESQLYINEKILNDVDNELEYIYNHSLRIVNDIYTDDFVVEDIIKFLNADTINYLTQKLDKLSLSNSSYHIGIEKFVRSSFMSNENLKEIGFVSFNMNTKSVFNRSNQINVTKVNKEDFYSDVGLLNILTDKNSISLLKEINDPINLETKGLMILTYNLEYLKKVLEKYDQKSNVLILNNIGYVVYDSDEKLGYEPYMYYEDVIHHDDDKKIMLNTLYYIKTYLNKDGLTVISMMESKNIENLYGSIALIIFIALSLIFLSQLIAFFKIKNLGNRTNEILNAMDKVRHGNLDIEIPLTSDLDEINYIADNFNKMCKDLNTHIDKRYRAELELKKAEMISLQNQINPHFLYNTLESIRMKAICNGDKEVGKMLYILSVLFRNQLKDKNIITINTELKYCTKYVELFKFRYNDLFDFYIECDDSLKDKGIPKFTLQPLIENYFIHGINFENSDNILKILISSINSDVILIKIIDNGIGIDEEKRNLINHKIQNDIYSNNNSMGIINVHKRILLEYGKGYGISLMTNDEGENIVIIKIPCKGV